The following proteins are co-located in the Pyxicephalus adspersus chromosome Z, UCB_Pads_2.0, whole genome shotgun sequence genome:
- the LOC140343142 gene encoding galectin-4-like codes for MAFVPAPGYQPAFNPPIPYTTQIAGGLRPGMAVCIQAQLPRDYNRFAVNFTTAEDEKSDIALHLNARYDGRDRVVFNSRLNGEWKDEEMKREMPFKSGKVFVILFEITRNNYLVSANMERFYEFGHRIPMEHVNWLSVTGDIVVQTMSILGCGAGVKGNLVMSAMQANLIPMMGPPAILPTVPFKAFISGGMIPKRTLVVKGMPTGKNFVINLKCGYNNDIAFHLNPRLNKGTLVRNASLNGTWGQEETQIAKNPFKQGDNYEVSIRSAEKNFKVFINGSHSFDFDHRTFNLAQVDTVEVEGDTKLYYVFF; via the exons CCGATCCCCTATACTACACAGATTGCTGGGGGGCTGCGACCCGGAATGGCTGTCTGCATCCAGGCCCAACTTCCCCGTGATTATAATAG gtTTGCTGTTAACTTTACCACAGCTGAGGATGAAAAGTCAGACATTGCTTTACACCTAAATGCCCGATATGATGGCCGTGACCGTGTAGTCTTTAATTCCCGCCTGAATGGGGAATGGAAGGATGAGGAAATGAAAAGGGAGATGCCATTTAAGTCTGGAAAAGTCTTCGTTATCTTGTTTGAGATTACTCGGAACAACTACCTG GTATCAGCCAATATGGAGCGATTCTACGAGTTTGGACACCGTATTCCTATGGAACATGTGAATTGGCTAAGTGTGACTGGAGATATTGTTGTCCAAACAATGTCCATCCTTGGCTGTGGTGCTGGAGTGAAGGGA AATCTTGTGATGTCAGCCATGCAGGCAAACCTTATC cctATGATGGGACCTCCTGCTATACTTCCA aCAGTCCCATTCAAAGCTTTTATCAGTGGAGGAATGATACCAAAGCGTACCTTGGTTGTGAAAGGGATGCCAACTGGAAAAAA CTTTGTTATAAACCTAAAATGTGGATACAACAATGACATTGCATTCCATTTAAATCCACGTTTGAACAAAGGAACTCTGGTCAGGAATGCTTCCCTCAATGGCACATGGGGACAAGAAGAAACACAGATTGCCAAAAACCCATTCAAGCAAGGAGACAACTATGAA GTCTCCATTCGCTCTGCAGAGAAGAACTTCAAGGTCTTTATAAATGGAAGTCACTCCTTTGACTTTGATCATCGTACATTTAATTTGGCACAAGTGGACACCGTAGAGGTGGAAGGGGATACCAagctttattatgttttcttttaa